The proteins below come from a single Gossypium raimondii isolate GPD5lz chromosome 2, ASM2569854v1, whole genome shotgun sequence genomic window:
- the LOC105788671 gene encoding protein ROOT INITIATION DEFECTIVE 3 isoform X2, producing the protein MEMGEKMNKEALVVCSDKSTGIGITVWDLETGEQLLHIPTCAAAPHGLFCLRNQFIVASQSNRHGSFGGGSIFIWPLNKPQSPLRSYTLEAMGPISCTKDGLYIAGGAPSGNAYLWEVTSGRLLRTWHAHHKSLKCMVFSDDDSLLIFGCTDGIISVWSMISLVDVEDSGSSPSLLYYSSEHRSSITGLVTMSAGARSIFISSSLDGTCKVWELVSGRHLQTLVYPMSVTAIALHPLERLLFSGSVDGNIFVNVLDIGAVEDCFITTEDQAFVLKVHNESITALTFSGFHLISASEDFTFCLWDTINRVVLRRFNNRKGAVTNMVVIKQSSLFPISNHQRVTHQFQVSLLQKYPQPSNPGKGMATFLSFPASHSKPPPTHFLGNNLLDHLISARRTNTCYAANEIGEKHRRSTMGNKHDKACNGDKQAFAMSFAGYDAVPVAMQPV; encoded by the exons ATGGAGATGGGCGAAAAGATGAATAAGGAGGCATTAGTGGTTTGTAGTGATAAGAGTACGGGTATTGGGATAACCGTGTGGGACTTGGAAACTGGGGAACAACTCCTTCATATCCCCACCTGTGCTGCCGCTCCTCATGGGCTGTTTTGTTTGAGAAACCAGTTCATTGTAGCTTCTCAAAGCAACAGGCATGGCTCTTTTGGTGGTGGGTCTATCTTTATTTGGCCATTGAACAAG CCTCAGTCACCATTGCGGAGCTACACATTGGAGGCAATGGGCCCCATTTCTTGCACAAAAGATGGCTTATATATTGCGGGTGGAGCTCCTTCCGGGAATGCTTATCTTTGGGAG GTTACTAGTGGAAGATTGCTGAGAACATGGCATGCTCATCATAAATCACTGAAGTGTATGGTCTTCTCTGATGATGATTCACTTCTTATTTTTGGTTGTACCGATGGAATCATCTCTGTTTGGTCTATGAttag TTTGGTAGATGTGGAAGATTCTGGAAGCTCACCTTCATTGCTCTATTACTCATCAGAACATAGATCTTCCATAACTGGGTTAGTAACTATGTCCGCAGGTGCACGTTCCATTTTTATATCAAGCTCTCTCGATGGAACATGCAAG GTTTGGGAACTAGTTTCTGGAAGGCATTTACAAACATTAGTTTATCCAATGTCAGTGACAGCCATCGCTCTTCATCCGCTAGAGCGGCTCCTTTTTTCTGGTAGTGTAGATggaaatatatttgttaatgtGCTTGACATTGGAGCAGTTGAGGATTGTTTCATTACTACGGAAGATCAAGCATTTGTGCTAAAAGTACACAA TGAATCTATAACTGCATTGACTTTTAGTGGATTTCATCTGATATCTGCATCAGAGGATTTTACATTCTGCCTATGGGATACAATTAACCGGGTGGTCCTTAGAAGATTCAACAATAGAAAAG GTGCAGTGACTAATATGGTTGTGATTAAGCAGTCCTCATTGTTTCCCATCTCAAACCATCAAAGAGTTACTCATCAATTCCAGGTGTCTTTGCTCCAAAAGTATCCTCAGCCTTCCAACCCGGGGAAGGGGATGGCTACATTCCTTTCTTTTCCAGCTTCCCACAGCAAGCCACCTCCCACTCATTTCCTTGGAAACAATTTGCTAGACCATTTAATATCAG CAAGAAGAACAAACACCTGCTATGCTGCAAACGAAATTGGAGAAAAACATAGACGATCGACTATGGGTAACAAGCATGACAAAGCATGTAATGGAGATAAGCAAGCATTTGCAATGTCGTTTGCTGGATATGATGCAGTGCCGGTTGCTATGCAACCCGTATGA
- the LOC105788671 gene encoding protein ROOT INITIATION DEFECTIVE 3 isoform X1, translating to MEMGEKMNKEALVVCSDKSTGIGITVWDLETGEQLLHIPTCAAAPHGLFCLRNQFIVASQSNRHGSFGGGSIFIWPLNKPQSPLRSYTLEAMGPISCTKDGLYIAGGAPSGNAYLWEVTSGRLLRTWHAHHKSLKCMVFSDDDSLLIFGCTDGIISVWSMISLVDVEDSGSSPSLLYYSSEHRSSITGLVTMSAGARSIFISSSLDGTCKVWELVSGRHLQTLVYPMSVTAIALHPLERLLFSGSVDGNIFVNVLDIGAVEDCFITTEDQAFVLKVHNESITALTFSGFHLISASEDFTFCLWDTINRVVLRRFNNRKGAVTNMVVIKQSSLFPISNHQRVTHQFQVSLLQKYPQPSNPGKGMATFLSFPASHSKPPPTHFLGNNLLDHLISGSEQEEQTPAMLQTKLEKNIDDRLWVTSMTKHVMEISKHLQCRLLDMMQCRLLCNPYEPDSSPKKKRHKIQSQNQTPTEQSQ from the exons ATGGAGATGGGCGAAAAGATGAATAAGGAGGCATTAGTGGTTTGTAGTGATAAGAGTACGGGTATTGGGATAACCGTGTGGGACTTGGAAACTGGGGAACAACTCCTTCATATCCCCACCTGTGCTGCCGCTCCTCATGGGCTGTTTTGTTTGAGAAACCAGTTCATTGTAGCTTCTCAAAGCAACAGGCATGGCTCTTTTGGTGGTGGGTCTATCTTTATTTGGCCATTGAACAAG CCTCAGTCACCATTGCGGAGCTACACATTGGAGGCAATGGGCCCCATTTCTTGCACAAAAGATGGCTTATATATTGCGGGTGGAGCTCCTTCCGGGAATGCTTATCTTTGGGAG GTTACTAGTGGAAGATTGCTGAGAACATGGCATGCTCATCATAAATCACTGAAGTGTATGGTCTTCTCTGATGATGATTCACTTCTTATTTTTGGTTGTACCGATGGAATCATCTCTGTTTGGTCTATGAttag TTTGGTAGATGTGGAAGATTCTGGAAGCTCACCTTCATTGCTCTATTACTCATCAGAACATAGATCTTCCATAACTGGGTTAGTAACTATGTCCGCAGGTGCACGTTCCATTTTTATATCAAGCTCTCTCGATGGAACATGCAAG GTTTGGGAACTAGTTTCTGGAAGGCATTTACAAACATTAGTTTATCCAATGTCAGTGACAGCCATCGCTCTTCATCCGCTAGAGCGGCTCCTTTTTTCTGGTAGTGTAGATggaaatatatttgttaatgtGCTTGACATTGGAGCAGTTGAGGATTGTTTCATTACTACGGAAGATCAAGCATTTGTGCTAAAAGTACACAA TGAATCTATAACTGCATTGACTTTTAGTGGATTTCATCTGATATCTGCATCAGAGGATTTTACATTCTGCCTATGGGATACAATTAACCGGGTGGTCCTTAGAAGATTCAACAATAGAAAAG GTGCAGTGACTAATATGGTTGTGATTAAGCAGTCCTCATTGTTTCCCATCTCAAACCATCAAAGAGTTACTCATCAATTCCAGGTGTCTTTGCTCCAAAAGTATCCTCAGCCTTCCAACCCGGGGAAGGGGATGGCTACATTCCTTTCTTTTCCAGCTTCCCACAGCAAGCCACCTCCCACTCATTTCCTTGGAAACAATTTGCTAGACCATTTAATATCAGGTTCAGag CAAGAAGAACAAACACCTGCTATGCTGCAAACGAAATTGGAGAAAAACATAGACGATCGACTATGGGTAACAAGCATGACAAAGCATGTAATGGAGATAAGCAAGCATTTGCAATGTCGTTTGCTGGATATGATGCAGTGCCGGTTGCTATGCAACCCGTATGAACCAGATTCATccccaaagaaaaaaagacaCAAAATCCAGTCTCAAAATCAAACTCCTACGGAGCAATCTCagtaa